The Marispirochaeta aestuarii genome contains a region encoding:
- a CDS encoding TrmH family RNA methyltransferase: protein MLDISLLADLKDRRLAEEGICVGEGRFVVERMLSEGLEPLVIAAVPGMLEGLRKACPGSLPVQVLSQPEIGRIAGYPFHRGVLGAFRRPDYLSLRALLEEGSGPVLVLDGITDPVNLGGILRSAAAFSTGRILLGKNCGDPYSRRGIRASMAACFSLSMAAEDDCEETVRLLRSSAYRIIGADLCPGAVSAGELFMDAETVLVLGNEGHGISETWRRACDAFVMIPISRQVDSLNVGVAAGILLYELARKKKSMV from the coding sequence TTGCTGGATATTTCCCTGCTGGCGGATCTCAAGGACCGCAGACTGGCGGAAGAAGGAATATGCGTCGGCGAAGGCCGTTTTGTCGTGGAACGGATGCTCTCGGAAGGACTTGAACCCCTGGTTATTGCTGCCGTTCCCGGAATGCTGGAGGGACTCCGGAAGGCCTGCCCCGGCTCCCTGCCTGTGCAGGTTCTCTCGCAGCCGGAGATCGGCAGGATTGCCGGCTATCCCTTTCATCGGGGGGTGCTGGGGGCCTTCCGCAGGCCGGATTATCTTTCGCTTCGGGCACTGCTCGAGGAAGGCTCCGGACCGGTCCTTGTCCTGGACGGGATTACCGATCCGGTGAACCTGGGGGGAATACTGCGCAGCGCAGCTGCTTTCAGTACAGGCAGGATTCTCCTGGGGAAGAACTGCGGTGACCCGTATTCCAGGCGGGGAATACGGGCTTCCATGGCGGCGTGCTTTTCCCTCTCCATGGCTGCGGAAGACGACTGTGAAGAGACGGTCCGGCTTCTGCGGAGCAGTGCTTACCGGATTATAGGAGCGGACCTCTGTCCCGGCGCCGTCTCTGCCGGGGAGCTTTTCATGGATGCAGAGACCGTTCTGGTATTGGGAAACGAAGGACACGGTATCAGCGAAACCTGGCGCAGGGCCTGCGATGCTTTTGTCATGATCCCGATCTCCCGGCAGGTTGATTCCCTGAATGTCGGGGTTGCCGCAGGGATCCTGTTGTATGAGCTTGCCCGGAAAAAGAAGAGCATGGTATAA
- a CDS encoding RNA recognition motif domain-containing protein produces MSNKLYVGNLSYQSDEDSLRELFSQYGTVTSVRIITDRETRRSKGFAFVEMESPEEASAVLSALDGADLDGRQLKVREAIEKERPSRF; encoded by the coding sequence ATGTCCAACAAACTTTACGTCGGAAACTTAAGCTACCAGTCCGACGAAGACAGTCTCCGTGAACTTTTCAGCCAGTACGGTACCGTAACCTCCGTACGCATCATCACCGACCGCGAAACCCGCCGATCAAAGGGTTTTGCCTTCGTCGAGATGGAATCCCCCGAAGAGGCTTCGGCCGTTCTGTCGGCACTGGACGGCGCCGATCTCGACGGCAGACAACTGAAGGTTCGGGAAGCAATAGAAAAGGAGCGCCCCTCCAGGTTCTAA
- a CDS encoding TrmH family RNA methyltransferase, with protein sequence MIKNDELLTMLARHVTAARFRRIVEVSSLRTRYLAMVAEDLYYSQNASALLRSCDCFGIQDVHIIENRNRLPTINRHVALGTSRWLTIRRYRDRADNTRTALSALKRRGYRIVATVPDTDACSIHDFSLDAGPAALVFGNERDGISPEVREMADEFLTIPMCGFAESLNISVSAAIILSTLGDRLRRGQISWQLPEEDLAELRLKWVRRSAKRGTEIEEEYFRRFHRSIDLVESDVTEKDIPVGDQE encoded by the coding sequence ATGATCAAGAACGATGAACTCTTAACAATGCTGGCACGGCATGTAACCGCGGCAAGGTTCAGGCGTATCGTGGAAGTCTCTTCCCTGCGCACACGGTATCTGGCTATGGTTGCAGAGGACCTCTACTACAGTCAGAACGCCAGTGCTCTCCTTCGCAGCTGCGACTGTTTCGGGATCCAGGATGTTCATATAATCGAGAACCGGAACCGTCTGCCCACCATCAATCGTCATGTTGCCCTGGGAACCTCCCGGTGGCTCACCATACGTCGCTACCGGGACAGAGCCGACAATACCCGTACTGCCCTGTCAGCCCTGAAACGGCGGGGGTATCGTATTGTGGCGACGGTTCCAGACACCGATGCCTGCTCCATCCACGACTTCTCCCTGGATGCGGGCCCCGCTGCCCTCGTGTTCGGCAACGAACGGGACGGAATAAGCCCGGAGGTACGGGAGATGGCTGACGAGTTTCTGACCATTCCCATGTGCGGTTTTGCCGAGAGCCTGAACATTTCCGTCTCCGCGGCAATAATCCTCTCCACCCTGGGGGACCGGCTGCGAAGAGGTCAGATCTCCTGGCAGCTTCCGGAAGAGGATCTCGCCGAGTTGCGCCTCAAGTGGGTCCGCCGCTCCGCAAAGCGGGGCACGGAGATAGAAGAAGAGTATTTCCGACGCTTTCACCGGTCCATTGATCTTGTCGAAAGCGATGTTACCGAGAAGGACATCCCCGTGGGGGACCAGGAATAA
- a CDS encoding GNAT family N-acetyltransferase, protein MQDRGNYEAIQNMNPKIEERVIRNPLLNIDTFVIPSPFIHNPAVQKDYSHSYVWVEEGEILGYMLVYSDQAGEEFLIYKIVTSPFGRGRGIGTSFIEHLARNIPREASVYIYIWERQADTVEFFRNKGFEPDSSIAYRKLVYHRLVSCCGAILTKSAEGLNRSLAPEEISKTRHDARKVARLINSMVEALGTENSDTIVESINRESTTLINILNSFRDSMKIIHEVDLLELIFERIVPYVQGSTVRCELRLDLDTGAPTIQGYHVNIGRAMVNLVSNALDTIEESGRKGIIDIVMREKGDFLILTIADNGTGMPEELLVKDSRGYPRFVGRTTKGRKTGEGIGTQQIYAAFGPENIEVNSIMGQGTSWTIRFAKHTETVSTWFVRMNRRYNEFKDLWEVAMVGPRTPRREVVAYIWQVRKIEIFLFDLILRFSRYHNIRDIYRSILAYLQGVTREADLEREIAGYKSDTEKYNFWLLDISREIRRRMNILKDSVDMDSYWASLFRSYGQAYRNVIIFTADPETGNFLATDRKLAEHLDFVPYLGKPRDSLLRGEFLGDLNVEEKPIQFGVWSISSRSDALNKLRLIRQGARTFLRKGIHPEKRLSFYHTTYISGGFDIDINKSSTFGDFARLEDAELETFIIGREEEMSGYLMGRE, encoded by the coding sequence ATGCAGGACCGGGGAAACTACGAAGCCATACAGAACATGAACCCGAAGATCGAGGAGCGGGTCATCCGCAATCCCCTTCTGAATATCGATACCTTCGTCATACCTTCACCCTTTATCCACAACCCGGCGGTCCAGAAGGATTACTCCCACAGCTACGTCTGGGTCGAGGAGGGTGAAATCCTCGGGTATATGCTTGTTTACTCCGATCAGGCGGGAGAGGAGTTTCTCATCTACAAGATCGTCACCAGCCCCTTCGGCCGGGGGCGGGGAATCGGCACAAGTTTTATCGAACATCTGGCCCGTAATATTCCCCGGGAAGCCTCGGTGTACATATACATCTGGGAACGCCAGGCTGATACGGTGGAGTTTTTCCGCAACAAGGGCTTTGAACCCGACAGTTCGATAGCCTACCGCAAACTGGTCTACCACAGACTGGTCTCCTGCTGCGGGGCGATCCTCACAAAATCCGCGGAGGGGCTCAACCGCAGCCTGGCTCCGGAAGAGATCAGCAAGACCCGCCACGACGCCCGCAAGGTAGCGCGGCTGATAAACTCCATGGTCGAGGCCCTGGGTACCGAGAACAGCGATACCATCGTGGAGAGCATCAACCGCGAATCCACAACCCTGATCAATATCCTTAACTCCTTCCGGGACAGCATGAAGATTATCCACGAGGTTGATCTTCTGGAACTGATCTTCGAACGTATCGTCCCCTATGTGCAGGGGTCCACTGTGCGCTGCGAACTGCGCCTCGACCTGGATACCGGCGCCCCCACAATACAGGGCTACCATGTAAATATCGGGAGGGCCATGGTAAATCTGGTCTCCAACGCCCTGGATACCATCGAAGAGTCGGGACGCAAAGGAATCATCGACATCGTCATGCGGGAAAAAGGAGACTTCCTGATCCTTACCATAGCGGACAACGGAACCGGAATGCCGGAGGAGCTGCTGGTAAAGGACTCCCGGGGATATCCCCGCTTCGTGGGCCGAACCACCAAGGGCAGGAAAACCGGCGAGGGTATCGGTACCCAGCAGATCTACGCCGCCTTCGGACCCGAAAACATCGAGGTAAACAGCATAATGGGCCAGGGGACCTCCTGGACAATCCGCTTTGCCAAGCATACCGAGACAGTCTCTACCTGGTTTGTCCGTATGAACCGTCGCTACAACGAGTTCAAGGACCTCTGGGAGGTTGCCATGGTCGGCCCCAGGACTCCCCGTCGGGAGGTTGTGGCATACATATGGCAGGTTCGCAAGATAGAAATATTCCTCTTCGACCTGATCCTCCGCTTCAGCCGCTACCATAATATCCGGGACATCTACCGTTCAATTCTGGCCTATCTGCAGGGGGTCACCAGAGAGGCTGACCTGGAACGGGAGATTGCCGGATACAAAAGCGATACGGAAAAGTACAATTTCTGGCTCCTCGATATCAGCAGGGAGATACGGCGGCGCATGAACATTCTGAAGGATTCCGTGGATATGGACAGCTACTGGGCTTCCCTCTTCCGCAGTTACGGCCAGGCCTACAGGAACGTGATAATCTTTACCGCGGACCCCGAAACGGGAAACTTTCTGGCCACGGACCGAAAACTCGCGGAGCACCTCGATTTCGTGCCCTATCTGGGAAAACCCCGGGACAGCCTTCTGCGGGGGGAGTTTCTTGGAGACCTGAATGTGGAAGAAAAACCCATACAGTTCGGAGTCTGGTCGATATCATCACGAAGCGACGCCCTGAACAAGCTCAGGCTGATCCGGCAGGGAGCCCGGACCTTCCTGCGCAAGGGCATCCATCCGGAAAAACGCCTCTCCTTCTACCATACCACCTACATAAGCGGCGGCTTCGACATAGATATCAACAAATCCAGTACCTTCGGAGATTTTGCCCGCCTGGAGGACGCTGAGCTGGAGACATTCATTATCGGCAGGGAAGAAGAGATGAGCGGTTACCTGATGGGGAGGGAATAA
- a CDS encoding ferredoxin produces the protein MADKNDKVAENIDGVWYVDNNCISCGLCISEAPEVFKTNDEDKAYVFHQVPADDPEAKSAMDSCPVEAIGNDG, from the coding sequence ATGGCTGATAAAAATGATAAGGTAGCCGAGAACATCGATGGTGTCTGGTATGTCGACAACAACTGCATAAGCTGCGGCCTCTGCATCAGCGAGGCTCCGGAGGTCTTCAAGACCAACGACGAAGACAAGGCCTATGTTTTTCACCAGGTACCTGCGGATGATCCTGAGGCGAAATCCGCCATGGACAGCTGTCCGGTGGAAGCTATCGGCAACGACGGCTGA
- a CDS encoding sugar kinase: MLKIRPQDECRYACVSLGEIMLRLDPGDGRVRTARSFQAWEGGGEYNVTRGLRKCFNLPTAVVTAFADNEVGHLIEDFIMQGGVDTGFIKWVPYDGIGRNVRNGLNFTEKGYGLRAALGNSDRGNTASSQLKAGDIDWEEIFGKAGSRWFHTGGIFAALSETTPDVVIEAMKAAKKHGTIISYDLNYRPSLWKGIGGKEKAQEVNREIAKYVDVMIGNEEDFTASLGFEVEGADENLTVLPIEGYKKMIETAIKTYPNFKVVATTLRTVHSASVNDWGALCWHDGEIHEAEHREKLEIYDRVGGGDSFASGLIYGFLAFNDAAQAVEYGAAHGALAMTTPGDTSMATLKEVERIVGGGSARVIR; the protein is encoded by the coding sequence ATGTTAAAAATTCGACCCCAGGATGAGTGTCGTTATGCCTGTGTTTCCCTTGGAGAAATCATGCTGCGCCTTGATCCCGGTGACGGCAGAGTCCGGACTGCCCGTTCTTTCCAGGCCTGGGAAGGCGGCGGGGAATACAATGTAACCAGGGGCCTGCGCAAGTGCTTCAATCTTCCCACGGCGGTGGTTACCGCCTTTGCCGACAACGAGGTTGGACATCTTATTGAAGATTTTATCATGCAGGGCGGTGTGGATACGGGCTTCATCAAATGGGTCCCCTATGACGGGATCGGCCGCAATGTCCGCAACGGTCTCAACTTTACCGAGAAGGGCTACGGCCTGCGGGCCGCCCTGGGTAATTCCGACCGGGGCAATACCGCCTCCAGTCAGCTGAAGGCCGGGGATATCGACTGGGAAGAGATTTTCGGCAAGGCGGGTTCCCGCTGGTTCCACACCGGGGGTATCTTTGCAGCCCTCTCCGAAACGACTCCCGATGTGGTTATCGAAGCCATGAAAGCTGCCAAGAAGCATGGAACCATCATCTCCTACGACCTGAACTATCGGCCCTCCCTGTGGAAAGGAATCGGGGGGAAAGAAAAGGCCCAGGAAGTAAACCGGGAAATCGCGAAATACGTGGACGTAATGATAGGAAACGAAGAGGACTTCACCGCCAGCCTTGGATTTGAGGTAGAGGGGGCGGACGAAAACCTTACGGTGCTTCCCATTGAAGGCTACAAGAAGATGATTGAAACAGCCATCAAGACCTATCCCAACTTCAAGGTTGTCGCCACGACCCTGCGGACGGTACACTCCGCCAGCGTCAACGACTGGGGTGCCCTCTGCTGGCATGATGGTGAGATTCACGAGGCGGAGCACCGGGAAAAGCTGGAGATCTACGACCGGGTAGGCGGAGGCGACAGTTTCGCATCCGGACTGATCTACGGTTTCCTGGCCTTCAACGATGCAGCCCAGGCTGTCGAGTATGGTGCCGCCCACGGTGCACTGGCCATGACCACCCCGGGAGATACCTCCATGGCGACCCTGAAAGAGGTGGAACGGATCGTCGGCGGCGGAAGTGCCCGGGTAATCCGCTAG
- a CDS encoding nitroreductase family protein — protein MSKPEDNPALDCIFGRRSIRKYTGQPVEDEKIEILLKAAMAAPSAVAKDPWRFVLVRDRENLRNLSRGLPNGRFLSDAALGIVVCGDRNAAHGGLEGYMVQDCTAALENMLIAAHQLGLGTCWLGIYPREERQKHIADVLKLPKGVEALAAVAVGYPGEERSPRTRYKESFVHYETW, from the coding sequence ATGAGTAAACCCGAAGATAATCCCGCCCTGGACTGCATATTCGGCAGGCGCAGTATCCGAAAATATACCGGGCAGCCGGTGGAAGATGAAAAAATTGAAATCCTTCTCAAAGCCGCCATGGCCGCACCCTCCGCGGTAGCAAAAGACCCCTGGCGTTTTGTACTGGTCCGGGACAGGGAAAACCTCCGCAATCTCAGCCGGGGGCTTCCCAACGGAAGGTTTCTTTCCGATGCGGCTCTGGGGATTGTTGTATGCGGCGACCGGAACGCCGCCCACGGAGGACTGGAAGGCTACATGGTTCAGGATTGTACGGCGGCCCTGGAAAACATGCTCATCGCAGCCCATCAGCTCGGTCTTGGAACCTGCTGGCTCGGGATATATCCCAGAGAGGAGCGGCAGAAACATATCGCTGATGTGTTGAAGCTTCCGAAGGGGGTAGAAGCCCTGGCTGCTGTTGCAGTCGGTTATCCTGGGGAAGAAAGGTCTCCCAGGACGCGGTATAAGGAGTCCTTCGTTCATTATGAGACCTGGTGA